A region of Pasteurellaceae bacterium Orientalotternb1 DNA encodes the following proteins:
- a CDS encoding tubulin-binding protein, with protein MEHQKTEQQITETQSTETSHPPKKRRWLRWGLALLLLVIAVPIAFLSTGKGQQLALQWVAKAVDGLSFSKVEGSLQDGLTLSDTAFKMDGVDVQVGQADLHLGFGCLLERKACVENVAVKNAHIQIDTSKLPPSNPKQERKTGEFSLPLPIELKQLALDNVQVNVDEMAILLDHFHSGLAGEGKNLHLSPTELRGLTLRLPSKNAEQAVSSEQKFANPPIDWAALKQQLSQPRLTKLEPIKLPLNLTVNDLQAQNIHIEQQTRNEKGEKGEPQSLVKVSSVALVGKSDEQSIELKTLNIQTDKGNVTGQGLLTLDGNYPLAWQLNAETPDLAEFKLPASQVDLNLSGELFGTTALAVKTQGAVKADIQGSVQLAEPKTPLNLTVKSDEVRYPFIGEKGEEPLKLKKLDFALEGDLLNYQLNGSVAISGMGLPAGDIAVKGKGELTQFELEQLALNALQGKVNLTGKVDWSNGVEWNAKANLDGINTKSLTPEWAALLSGDLQSTGFAGRGKQAEQWGVAVSEMNLFGTIANKKLQLKGELTANNQTLLTVPQANLIYGENNITLKGVLGEQSDFSADINAPNLQGLVPNLKASLKGKVRLQGKVTEPSLDLDLTGNNISYAETQLQQVIAKGKITAEKMVQGDLDIAIKQFRHGEIKIEQANLTVSGSEANHNLKLTSKGDPVGANLQISGKFDRVQQRWQGLLSNVAMSSPVGEWKNDKAVQITYDNKQINADISAHCWRNPKLNLCFPQAFSAGKEGKVPFEIKSFDLAAIQEFLPKESQLSGNLSAKGDAAWFTNKSPVVNVEVNSNGIKLVQKIDYRTLPISLKPLSIKANLAENNLKLNTDIRLENNGRLVSELLMKDIAKTRALSGNLNLERINLSVISPLLSSGESVDGELNARLTFGGNALSPQLFGNLNLTGLKVKAYMMPFDVTGGNLALNFNGASSTLKGNIQTKESNLVLEGDANWQKLEAWHTRVSAQANRFRIDIPGIAKVDVSPNIEVKATPNALLLSGNVDIPWARIAVEELPESAVSISDDEVIMDGSAKHKQKIPLPTTLPSQNSKGMAIKADILVNIGNDRVERVSLDAYGLKTDIYGILKVRQGDKGLGLYGQVNLKNGTFASFGQDLVIRKGLISFSGLPSQPTLDIEAIRNPEAMEDPSIVAGVKVTGIADSPDVKVFSTPAMAQDQALSYVLTGRSLESSGDGSSSNSIAAALIGLSLSKSSKLVGGVGSAFGITDLNVTTAGIGDNTKVEVSGSLTPKFKVKYAVGIFAPLTELTLRYRLAPSLYLQWMSSVNQAVDLFYRFEFD; from the coding sequence ATGGAACATCAAAAGACAGAGCAACAAATCACTGAAACTCAAAGTACAGAAACTTCTCATCCACCAAAGAAACGCCGCTGGCTGCGTTGGGGCTTAGCATTATTGCTGTTAGTGATTGCGGTGCCAATCGCCTTTCTTAGCACTGGCAAAGGTCAGCAGTTGGCATTGCAGTGGGTGGCGAAAGCCGTTGATGGCTTGAGTTTCAGCAAAGTGGAAGGCAGCTTGCAAGACGGCTTAACGCTGTCAGATACGGCGTTTAAAATGGATGGCGTAGATGTTCAAGTCGGTCAAGCCGATTTACATCTCGGTTTCGGCTGCTTGTTGGAACGCAAAGCTTGTGTCGAAAATGTGGCGGTGAAAAATGCCCATATTCAGATTGATACCAGCAAATTACCGCCTTCAAACCCTAAACAAGAAAGAAAGACGGGCGAATTTAGTTTGCCATTGCCCATCGAATTAAAACAGCTTGCTCTCGACAATGTACAAGTGAATGTCGATGAAATGGCGATCCTACTCGATCATTTTCATTCAGGCTTGGCTGGTGAAGGTAAAAATCTTCATCTTTCACCAACGGAATTGCGTGGTTTGACCTTGCGTTTACCGTCGAAAAATGCCGAACAAGCGGTCAGTTCCGAGCAAAAATTTGCAAATCCACCCATTGATTGGGCAGCGTTAAAACAGCAGCTTTCTCAACCACGATTAACCAAATTAGAGCCGATCAAATTGCCCTTAAATTTAACGGTGAACGATCTTCAGGCTCAAAATATCCATATTGAACAGCAAACTCGCAACGAGAAAGGCGAAAAAGGCGAGCCACAATCATTGGTGAAAGTCTCATCTGTCGCCTTAGTGGGAAAATCTGATGAACAATCCATTGAGCTAAAAACGCTGAATATTCAAACGGATAAAGGTAATGTTACAGGGCAAGGCTTGTTGACTTTAGACGGCAATTACCCGCTTGCGTGGCAACTCAACGCCGAGACACCAGATCTGGCTGAATTTAAACTGCCTGCTAGCCAAGTCGATCTCAATCTATCAGGTGAGCTATTTGGTACCACCGCATTGGCGGTGAAAACGCAAGGGGCAGTCAAAGCCGATATTCAAGGATCTGTGCAGCTTGCGGAGCCGAAAACACCGCTTAATTTAACCGTGAAAAGTGATGAAGTGCGTTATCCGTTCATCGGAGAAAAAGGGGAAGAGCCACTGAAACTGAAAAAGCTTGATTTCGCTTTGGAGGGCGATCTTCTTAATTACCAACTCAACGGCAGCGTGGCGATAAGCGGAATGGGCTTGCCTGCGGGGGATATTGCCGTAAAAGGCAAAGGTGAATTAACTCAGTTTGAATTAGAGCAGCTTGCTCTCAACGCTTTGCAAGGCAAGGTGAATTTAACGGGCAAAGTGGATTGGTCAAATGGCGTAGAATGGAATGCCAAAGCGAACCTTGACGGCATCAATACCAAATCACTCACGCCAGAATGGGCGGCTCTGCTTTCAGGGGATTTGCAATCCACGGGGTTTGCGGGCAGAGGCAAGCAGGCGGAACAGTGGGGTGTTGCCGTTTCCGAAATGAATCTGTTCGGGACTATCGCCAACAAAAAATTACAGCTCAAAGGCGAGCTGACAGCCAATAATCAGACATTGCTAACAGTGCCGCAAGCCAATTTAATTTATGGTGAAAACAATATCACCTTAAAAGGTGTGTTGGGCGAGCAATCAGATTTTTCTGCAGACATCAACGCCCCGAATTTGCAAGGCTTAGTACCGAATTTAAAAGCCAGTTTGAAAGGAAAAGTACGGCTGCAGGGCAAAGTCACCGAACCTTCGCTTGATTTAGATCTAACGGGCAATAACATCAGCTATGCGGAAACGCAATTACAACAAGTTATCGCTAAAGGCAAAATCACTGCCGAAAAAATGGTTCAAGGCGATTTGGATATTGCGATTAAACAGTTCCGTCATGGTGAGATCAAAATCGAACAAGCGAATTTAACCGTCTCAGGCAGCGAAGCGAACCACAATTTGAAACTGACTTCCAAAGGCGATCCTGTTGGGGCGAATTTGCAAATTTCGGGAAAATTTGACCGTGTGCAACAGCGTTGGCAAGGGCTGTTAAGCAATGTCGCAATGAGCTCGCCTGTTGGTGAATGGAAAAATGATAAAGCGGTGCAAATTACCTACGATAATAAACAGATCAATGCCGATATTTCTGCACACTGCTGGCGTAATCCAAAGCTCAATTTGTGCTTTCCGCAAGCCTTTTCCGCTGGCAAAGAGGGCAAAGTGCCGTTTGAGATTAAGTCGTTTGATTTAGCCGCTATCCAAGAATTTTTACCGAAAGAGAGCCAATTATCTGGCAATTTGTCAGCTAAAGGTGATGCTGCATGGTTTACGAACAAAAGCCCAGTGGTGAATGTGGAGGTCAATTCCAACGGCATTAAATTGGTGCAAAAAATTGACTACCGCACACTGCCGATTAGCTTGAAACCATTGAGTATCAAAGCGAATTTGGCTGAGAATAATTTAAAACTTAACACCGATATTCGCCTTGAAAATAATGGTCGATTGGTTAGTGAGCTGCTGATGAAAGATATTGCCAAAACACGTGCTTTATCGGGTAATCTAAATCTTGAGCGAATCAATCTAAGTGTGATTAGTCCGCTACTTAGTAGTGGTGAAAGTGTCGATGGCGAACTCAATGCCCGTTTAACTTTTGGGGGGAATGCATTATCACCACAACTTTTTGGTAATTTGAATTTAACAGGGCTAAAAGTTAAAGCCTATATGATGCCATTTGATGTGACAGGCGGAAATCTTGCTCTGAATTTTAATGGTGCCAGTTCAACGCTAAAAGGCAATATTCAAACCAAAGAGAGTAATTTGGTGCTTGAAGGTGATGCCAATTGGCAAAAATTGGAAGCATGGCACACTCGAGTTAGTGCTCAAGCAAACCGTTTTCGTATTGATATTCCAGGAATTGCCAAGGTCGATGTCAGTCCAAATATTGAAGTAAAGGCGACTCCGAATGCGTTACTGTTATCTGGAAATGTGGATATCCCGTGGGCAAGAATCGCAGTTGAAGAATTGCCTGAAAGTGCAGTGAGCATCAGCGATGATGAAGTGATTATGGACGGTTCGGCAAAACACAAGCAAAAAATCCCGCTGCCAACGACTTTACCCAGTCAAAATAGCAAAGGAATGGCGATTAAGGCTGATATTTTAGTCAATATCGGAAACGATCGTGTAGAGCGAGTGAGTTTGGACGCTTATGGGTTGAAAACTGATATTTACGGCATACTCAAAGTTCGACAGGGAGATAAAGGGCTTGGTTTATACGGGCAAGTTAACTTAAAAAATGGAACCTTTGCTTCCTTTGGACAAGACTTAGTGATTCGAAAAGGGCTCATTTCATTTTCTGGGCTACCATCGCAACCGACTTTAGATATTGAAGCGATTCGTAATCCAGAAGCGATGGAAGACCCAAGCATTGTCGCTGGGGTAAAAGTGACTGGTATTGCAGATTCGCCAGATGTAAAAGTGTTTTCAACCCCTGCAATGGCACAAGACCAAGCCCTTTCTTACGTTTTAACTGGAAGAAGTTTAGAGTCGAGTGGTGATGGCAGTTCAAGCAACTCCATTGCGGCGGCTTTGATTGGTTTGAGTTTATCAAAAAGCAGTAAATTAGTTGGTGGCGTAGGAAGTGCTTTTGGTATTACCGATCTGAATGTGACAACCGCAGGGATCGGTGATAATACCAAAGTAGAAGTCAGTGGCAGTCTCACACCTAAATTTAAAGTGAAATATGCGGTGGGAATTTTTGCCCCTTTAACCGAACTTACCTTACGTTATCGTCTTGCACCAAGTTTGTATTTACAATGGATGTCGAGTGTCAATCAAGCTGTTGATTTATTCTATAGATTTGAGTTTGATTAA
- a CDS encoding glycoside hydrolase — protein sequence MAAQSGASGGYTGHSGKYDAAGVICSIPLVIGLVKQHHPELRTSKAGLEIIGNAEGCRRDPYICPADVLTVGVGSTEYSGLKIEPKRRYTDREIAARWASDLRTAENCVNRYGNGKAMPQGAFDAMVSLTFNMGCGAMRKSTLFRLAQQGYTPAICDQFPRWNKAGGNVLKGLVIRREKERQLCLTH from the coding sequence ATGGCAGCCCAATCGGGGGCATCAGGCGGCTACACGGGACACAGTGGAAAATACGACGCTGCAGGGGTAATTTGCTCAATCCCTTTGGTTATCGGGCTAGTCAAACAACACCACCCCGAACTACGCACCAGCAAAGCAGGGCTTGAAATTATCGGCAATGCCGAAGGCTGTCGCCGTGATCCATACATCTGCCCCGCCGATGTACTCACTGTGGGGGTCGGCTCAACGGAATACAGCGGGCTAAAAATTGAACCGAAAAGACGCTACACCGACCGAGAAATCGCCGCACGTTGGGCAAGTGATTTACGCACCGCCGAAAACTGTGTCAATCGCTACGGTAATGGCAAAGCAATGCCCCAAGGGGCGTTTGATGCAATGGTTTCACTCACATTCAATATGGGCTGCGGAGCTATGCGAAAATCGACGCTCTTTCGCCTTGCTCAACAAGGCTACACCCCCGCAATTTGTGACCAATTCCCCCGCTGGAATAAGGCAGGTGGCAACGTGTTGAAAGGCTTAGTCATCCGCCGTGAAAAAGAGCGACAACTATGTTTAACACACTAA
- a CDS encoding addiction module toxin RelE, giving the protein MSYELEFDPRALKEWKKLDQTIREQFKKKLVEVLENPEIPANKLSGSPNCYKIKLRKLGYRLVYQIQNERITVFVVAVGKRERSEAYDTAKSRLAS; this is encoded by the coding sequence ATGAGCTATGAACTTGAATTTGACCCCCGAGCGTTAAAAGAATGGAAAAAACTGGATCAAACCATTCGGGAACAATTCAAAAAGAAACTCGTTGAAGTGCTTGAAAACCCCGAAATTCCAGCCAATAAACTCAGTGGCTCCCCAAACTGTTACAAAATCAAGCTCCGTAAGCTCGGCTATCGCTTGGTATATCAAATTCAAAACGAACGTATTACAGTTTTTGTCGTTGCTGTCGGTAAACGAGAACGTTCAGAAGCCTACGATACTGCCAAAAGCCGTTTGGCGAGCTAA
- a CDS encoding bifunctional antitoxin/transcriptional repressor RelB (Qin prophage; bifunctional antitoxin of the RelE-RelB toxin-antitoxin system/transcriptional repressor): MATLNVRLDDNLKQQAYAVLADLNISPSEAIRLYFQYITDNHSLPIKQAVITEEEDELLQTVRYRLANPQPGIKVTLDEL; this comes from the coding sequence ATGGCAACGCTTAATGTTCGCTTAGACGATAATCTCAAACAGCAAGCCTATGCGGTTTTAGCCGATCTCAATATCAGCCCGAGTGAGGCAATCCGCCTTTATTTTCAGTACATTACCGATAATCATAGCCTACCGATTAAACAAGCAGTGATTACCGAGGAGGAAGACGAGTTACTGCAAACTGTTCGCTATCGTCTTGCTAATCCGCAACCTGGCATTAAGGTGACGCTCGATGAGCTATGA
- a CDS encoding phage tail protein, translated as MIKPERLRRLITQTVPYFANNPDQLQLFYANGHIHTTGAASLSYQYHYELEIIVTDFPDHPDLLFVPIMEFVREQQSELLYNVDNQQKIQFEIDPNNHKTHDIYIKIPLTERVVVQQTGDQYQVHHAAEPQPTEWQPIEKLTIFVNREKQYERTATPAG; from the coding sequence ATGATCAAACCAGAACGCCTACGCCGCCTGATCACCCAAACCGTGCCGTATTTTGCCAACAACCCCGATCAGCTCCAGTTGTTTTACGCCAACGGACACATTCACACCACGGGAGCAGCATCGTTAAGTTATCAATACCACTACGAGTTAGAGATTATCGTCACTGATTTCCCCGATCACCCCGATTTGCTGTTTGTGCCGATAATGGAATTTGTCCGAGAGCAACAATCCGAGTTGCTTTATAACGTGGATAATCAGCAAAAAATCCAGTTTGAAATCGACCCAAACAACCACAAAACCCACGATATTTACATCAAAATTCCGCTTACCGAACGGGTTGTGGTGCAACAAACGGGCGATCAATACCAAGTCCACCACGCCGCCGAACCGCAACCGACCGAGTGGCAACCGATTGAGAAATTGACGATTTTTGTGAATAGGGAAAAACAGTATGAACGAACTGCAACCCCTGCAGGCTAA
- a CDS encoding phage virion morphogenesis protein — MNELQPLQAKLDALIAQLSPVKRKQLTRTIGRMLATSQRQRIARQQNPDGSAFAPRKPQKNRKGTIKQKAMFRKLRMARLMRTKATADSVEIGYTGANAQIAAVHQFGLKSKVNRQASWKIRYEQRELLGFSQQDLEMIESEILQYLAREK; from the coding sequence ATGAACGAACTGCAACCCCTGCAGGCTAAACTTGATGCATTAATTGCTCAACTCTCGCCAGTCAAACGAAAACAACTTACCCGAACCATAGGACGGATGTTGGCAACATCGCAACGGCAACGGATTGCACGCCAACAGAACCCTGACGGCTCCGCCTTTGCTCCACGCAAACCACAGAAAAACCGCAAGGGCACGATCAAGCAAAAAGCGATGTTTCGCAAATTGCGAATGGCAAGATTAATGCGAACGAAAGCCACGGCAGATAGTGTAGAGATTGGCTATACAGGTGCAAACGCCCAAATCGCTGCCGTGCATCAATTTGGGCTAAAATCAAAAGTCAATCGACAGGCAAGCTGGAAAATAAGATATGAACAACGGGAATTGCTTGGATTTAGTCAGCAAGATTTGGAAATGATCGAAAGCGAAATTTTGCAGTATTTAGCAAGGGAAAAATGA